Proteins encoded in a region of the Zea mays cultivar B73 chromosome 2, Zm-B73-REFERENCE-NAM-5.0, whole genome shotgun sequence genome:
- the LOC100286259 gene encoding uncharacterized protein LOC100286259 → MTTSRRLADRKTAKFQKNITRRGSVPETTVKKGNDYPVGPLVLGFFIFVVIGSSLFQIIRTATSGGVA, encoded by the exons ACTACTTCAAGGCGCCTTGCTGACAGGAAGACCGCAAAGTTCCAGAAGAACATCACCAGGAGGGGTTCTGTGCCTGAAACCACTGTCAAGAAGGGAAATGACTACCCTGTTGGCCCTCTAGTGCTTGGGTTCTTCATCTTTGTCGTCATTGGATCAT CGTTGTTTCAGATCATCAGGACGGCAACCAGCGGCGGGGTGGCTTGA